One window from the genome of Chroococcidiopsis sp. TS-821 encodes:
- a CDS encoding photosystem I reaction center subunit II PsaD codes for MAEELSGQTPIFGGSTGGLLTKAFREEKYVITWTSPKEQVFEMPTGGAAIMRQGPNKLELARKEYCIALGGQQLRAKFRITDYKIYRVYPNGEVQYLHPSDGVFPEKVNEGRQKVGYVDRNIGKNPDPAKLKFSGMTTYNAPGPKSSEAGKGSQDTKSGSLPRQGIEM; via the coding sequence ATGGCAGAAGAACTTTCGGGTCAAACACCAATTTTCGGTGGTAGCACCGGCGGATTATTAACAAAAGCATTTCGAGAAGAAAAGTACGTCATTACATGGACGAGTCCCAAAGAGCAAGTTTTTGAAATGCCTACGGGTGGTGCTGCCATCATGCGGCAAGGTCCCAACAAGCTGGAACTTGCGCGTAAAGAGTATTGCATCGCGTTAGGAGGGCAACAATTACGCGCCAAATTCCGGATTACAGATTATAAAATTTACCGCGTTTATCCTAATGGCGAAGTTCAATATCTCCATCCAAGTGATGGCGTTTTCCCTGAAAAAGTCAATGAAGGTCGTCAGAAAGTTGGCTACGTTGACCGTAATATTGGGAAGAATCCCGATCCGGCTAAGTTGAAGTTTAGTGGAATGACTACCTACAACGCGCCAGGACCAAAATCCAGCGAAGCTGGAAAAGGCTCTCAAGATACTAAATCTGGCTCGCTGCCGCGACAAGGTATCGAGATGTAA